A part of Micromonospora chersina genomic DNA contains:
- the prcA gene encoding proteasome subunit alpha translates to MAMQFYASPEQIMRDRSELARKGIARGRSAVVLSYEGGVLFVAENLSSTLHKVSEIYDRIGFAAVGRYNEFENLRRAGVRMADLNGLSYDRRDVTGLGLANAFAQTLGAIFTEQSKPFEVEICVAEVGATPDDDSLYRLTYDGSVNDEPGRMAMGGQAEAITGVLKNEHRPEMSLSEAVRAAVKALSSVGGEGGAARTIAANQLEVAVLDRRRVGRTFRRITGAALTALLDGEAGADAAPAPGRAKTPTVPTEEAKKPTTSAGSADLEGQPQEEQPGE, encoded by the coding sequence GTGGCCATGCAGTTCTACGCCTCGCCCGAGCAGATCATGCGCGACCGCTCCGAGTTGGCCCGCAAGGGCATCGCCCGGGGCCGCAGCGCGGTGGTCCTGAGCTACGAGGGCGGGGTGCTCTTCGTCGCGGAGAACCTGTCCAGCACCCTGCACAAGGTCAGTGAGATCTACGACCGGATCGGCTTCGCGGCGGTGGGCCGCTACAACGAGTTCGAGAACCTGCGCCGGGCCGGGGTGCGGATGGCCGACCTGAACGGCCTGAGCTACGACCGGCGGGACGTGACCGGGCTGGGCCTGGCGAACGCGTTCGCGCAGACGCTGGGCGCGATCTTCACCGAGCAGTCCAAGCCGTTCGAGGTGGAGATCTGCGTGGCCGAGGTGGGCGCCACGCCGGACGACGACTCGCTCTACCGGCTGACCTACGACGGGTCGGTCAACGACGAGCCGGGCCGGATGGCGATGGGCGGCCAGGCCGAGGCGATCACGGGGGTGCTGAAGAACGAGCACCGGCCGGAGATGTCGCTGTCGGAGGCGGTCCGGGCGGCGGTCAAGGCGTTGAGCAGCGTCGGCGGTGAGGGCGGGGCGGCCCGCACGATCGCGGCGAACCAGCTGGAGGTGGCGGTCCTGGACCGGCGCCGGGTGGGGCGCACGTTCCGCCGGATCACCGGGGCGGCGCTGACGGCGCTGCTGGACGGGGAGGCGGGCGCGGACGCCGCGCCGGCGCCGGGGCGGGCGAAGACCCCGACGGTGCCGACCGAGGAGGCGAAGAAGCCGACCACGTCGGCGGGCTCGGCGGATCTGGAGGGCCAGCCGCAGGAGGAGCAGCCCGGCGAGTGA